The Nitrosopumilus cobalaminigenes genome contains a region encoding:
- a CDS encoding 5' nucleotidase, NT5C type, producing MKIALDVDGVLADVIISWLNFSNSIRPKIAKHQITNWEFWKEFQIDPFDFYAELSSCWKDWMSIPTTETNLSSITKSLSSLAQVDIVTARERSTDSFVKSWLDHHNISYDNYVSVIDGPMKANLDYDVFIDDSPLNAEKFLKNNKKVILYSQPWNQHVSENQIHRVSNLSEAVEKIKIS from the coding sequence ATGAAAATTGCATTAGACGTAGACGGTGTACTTGCAGATGTCATAATATCATGGCTAAATTTTAGTAATTCAATAAGACCAAAAATTGCCAAACATCAAATTACAAATTGGGAATTTTGGAAAGAATTCCAAATAGATCCTTTTGATTTTTATGCTGAACTTAGTTCATGTTGGAAAGATTGGATGTCAATACCTACAACAGAAACAAATCTTTCATCAATAACAAAATCTCTTTCTAGTCTTGCTCAAGTGGATATTGTAACTGCTAGGGAACGTTCTACTGATTCTTTTGTCAAATCTTGGTTAGATCATCATAACATATCTTATGACAATTATGTTTCAGTTATTGACGGTCCAATGAAAGCCAATTTAGATTATGATGTATTTATTGATGATTCCCCTCTTAATGCAGAAAAATTTCTTAAAAATAATAAAAAAGTAATTTTGTATTCACAACCTTGGAATCAACATGTTTCTGAAAATCAAATCCATCGAGTTTCAAATCTTTCTGAAGCAGTTGAAAAAATAAAAATTAGTTAA
- the dnaJ gene encoding molecular chaperone DnaJ gives MAAKRDYYEVLGVTKTSSPDEIKQQYRKLALKFHPDRNQSAEAGEHFKEISEAYAVISDPEKKQIYDQHGHAGVDGRYSTDDIFQGAQGGGFDSIFESIFGRGGGGGFGFNQQRGSDILYQTSVTLEDVLHGKKVEINLQKQIQCDICNGSGAKPGTNKKTCGTCNGQGQVRQTRNMGFASFVTAAPCSACRGQGSIIETPCNECKGQGKKKGSKTVSFDIPPGIDSGDYTVPGEGNEIPDGENGDLIVRVNVQPHSKFNRDGKDIFYDHDVSMIDAALGCEIIVPTLEGTEKIKVDSGSQPNTIIKLKGKGVTHINYRGKGDQFVRIVVNVPKKLNKHQKNLLDEFRKTSD, from the coding sequence ATGGCTGCAAAACGAGATTATTATGAAGTTTTAGGTGTTACAAAAACATCTTCACCAGATGAAATTAAACAACAGTATAGAAAATTAGCCTTAAAATTTCACCCTGATCGAAATCAATCTGCAGAAGCCGGAGAACATTTCAAAGAAATTTCTGAAGCATATGCTGTAATCTCAGATCCTGAAAAAAAACAAATCTATGATCAACATGGACATGCAGGTGTTGATGGCAGATATTCAACTGATGATATCTTTCAAGGTGCACAAGGCGGAGGATTTGATTCTATTTTTGAATCAATTTTTGGTCGTGGTGGGGGCGGAGGATTTGGATTTAATCAACAACGAGGTTCTGATATTCTATATCAAACTTCGGTAACTTTAGAAGATGTTCTTCATGGTAAAAAAGTAGAAATTAATTTACAAAAACAAATCCAATGTGATATTTGTAATGGTTCTGGTGCTAAACCTGGTACCAACAAAAAAACCTGTGGAACATGTAATGGTCAAGGACAAGTTAGACAAACTCGAAATATGGGATTTGCATCTTTTGTAACTGCTGCACCATGTTCTGCATGTAGAGGACAGGGCTCCATAATTGAAACTCCTTGTAATGAATGTAAAGGACAAGGAAAGAAAAAAGGATCAAAGACAGTTTCATTTGATATTCCTCCTGGAATTGATTCAGGTGACTATACAGTACCTGGTGAAGGAAATGAGATTCCTGATGGTGAAAATGGTGATCTAATAGTTAGAGTAAATGTTCAACCTCACTCTAAATTTAATAGAGATGGAAAAGATATTTTCTATGATCATGATGTTTCAATGATTGATGCTGCATTAGGATGTGAAATAATTGTTCCAACCTTGGAAGGAACAGAAAAAATTAAAGTTGATTCTGGTAGTCAACCCAATACCATAATCAAACTAAAAGGAAAAGGAGTTACGCACATTAACTATAGAGGAAAAGGAGATCAATTTGTCAGAATTGTGGTTAATGTACCTAAAAAACTCAATAAACATCAAAAAAATCTTTTAGATGAATTTCGAAAAACAAGTGACTAA